One genomic region from Planifilum fulgidum encodes:
- a CDS encoding FAD-binding oxidoreductase: MKSKARLTGRVIFRGDPGYERARKNWDPHTNRFPKVFVFAQRTQDVANAIRWARENRVPIRARSGRHALETNLSQVNGGIVIDVSDMKNIWLDKKRGIAIVETGNTVGRIVKTLARQGFMAPFGDSPSVGIGGITPGGGIGPLQRSIGLLSDNLIGVEMVDAKGRVIRADKNHHADLLWATRGGGGGNFGIYTKYKFKVHRAPAGATVFRIIWPWNQFAKVFRVWQRWAPSVDTRLGTYLEIGPKIGGRVTVQGLFLGPKREAVRLLKPVLSVGTPTTKIIRWLSYPKAVNFLLPPDPVLTQRWSNQFSSGFAIRPFPERAIQVMRQFLEKAKPGSPAGFFFLNWGGAVSRIPPEATAFFWRKAKFYIEWNSSWIKRSEAAKNIALVRDTRRKLQPFIVGSYINVPDQGIKNSGPVYYGANYPRLRRVKAKYDPENVFRFPQSIPPAFRR; this comes from the coding sequence TTGAAATCAAAAGCGCGGCTGACCGGGCGGGTCATCTTCAGAGGGGATCCGGGCTATGAACGTGCGCGCAAGAATTGGGATCCCCATACGAACAGATTTCCCAAAGTGTTTGTGTTTGCCCAAAGGACGCAAGATGTAGCAAACGCCATCAGATGGGCCCGTGAGAACCGAGTCCCCATTCGCGCCAGAAGCGGAAGGCATGCGTTGGAAACAAATCTCTCCCAGGTCAACGGGGGAATTGTCATCGATGTAAGCGATATGAAAAACATCTGGTTGGATAAAAAAAGGGGAATTGCGATCGTCGAGACGGGCAACACCGTGGGAAGAATCGTGAAGACCCTCGCACGGCAAGGATTTATGGCACCCTTTGGTGACAGCCCTTCCGTCGGCATCGGCGGCATCACACCCGGCGGGGGAATCGGGCCTCTCCAGCGATCGATCGGCCTTCTCAGCGATAACCTGATCGGCGTGGAAATGGTGGATGCGAAGGGAAGGGTGATTCGTGCAGACAAAAACCATCACGCGGACCTCCTGTGGGCTACCCGCGGAGGTGGCGGCGGAAACTTCGGGATATATACCAAATACAAATTCAAAGTGCATCGTGCCCCAGCCGGGGCGACAGTATTCCGCATCATCTGGCCATGGAATCAGTTCGCAAAGGTATTCAGAGTATGGCAGCGATGGGCTCCTTCCGTCGATACGAGGCTGGGCACCTACTTGGAAATCGGCCCGAAAATCGGAGGCCGTGTCACCGTGCAGGGGCTGTTCCTGGGACCAAAAAGGGAGGCCGTACGCCTGTTGAAGCCTGTATTGAGCGTCGGCACTCCCACGACGAAGATCATCCGGTGGTTGTCATACCCGAAAGCAGTAAACTTTTTGTTGCCTCCCGATCCAGTCCTTACCCAAAGGTGGAGCAACCAGTTCTCTTCCGGTTTCGCGATCCGCCCGTTCCCGGAAAGGGCGATTCAGGTCATGCGTCAATTTTTAGAGAAAGCGAAACCGGGATCCCCCGCAGGTTTCTTTTTCCTCAACTGGGGCGGCGCTGTAAGCCGCATCCCCCCTGAGGCGACGGCGTTCTTCTGGCGGAAAGCCAAATTTTACATCGAGTGGAACAGTTCATGGATCAAACGTTCCGAAGCCGCCAAAAATATCGCCCTTGTCCGCGACACGCGCCGGAAGCTCCAACCTTTCATCGTCGGGTCCTATATCAACGTTCCGGACCAAGGAATTAAAAATTCCGGGCCGGTTTACTACGGAGCAAACTACCCCCGATTGCGAAGGGTAAAAGCCAAATACGATCCTGAAAATGTGTTTCGCTTCCCTCAAAGCATCCCCCCTGCCTTCCGGAGATAA